The genomic stretch tttcggttttttttttttgcagtttgcGTGAGCAAAACGTCACTGGTGCGAAAATTACTTGGCTCTTGAAataaacctcgttcccagggtctctcttgtcACGGGGAGGAGGGGTGCCTGAAAACAGGGGCACCATGTGATCACCAAATATGGAGAACAGAGCAGTGAAGTCATCGCTGTTGATATGGTAACAAGAGGTTCCAAGTACTTTTGCCAACGTTGGGCGAACGTCAGTTGCAGTCTGTGAGGCGAGTTTGAGTGTTCAGGTCCAAATTTCATTGTAAACGTCTAAAGCAGCTCGAGTATTCGACTTGCTTTTGATTCTTTTTGTCAAAAGGATAACTCCCGTTTACCTTTACTCTACGAAACGAAATTTTCATGTGTCTGAAAACTTGTCCAATGCACATCAAAGACATCATGATCATGGAGGACGAAGGAGTGACAGTGACTGctcagaaaaggaaaaaagtacGGCGCTTAAAGAAACGAAAGTATTGTGAAAAAACAAGCGAGAGCCAGGTTCCTTTGAAACAGCGAAAGACCAAAACAGCCGCTCCAGAAAATACGACGCAGTTCATCATGGCTGACAAAGAAATGACCGAACCTTTGTACATCATCCCTTCTCCACCGTCTTCCCCCGCCAGTCATTGTACCAGCTCTCCGGGATCGATTCAAGGAACACCTTTTTCAGAAAGAGACTTGGCTTTCGATTCAACGGAAGAAGATTTTCTTCGTGAATTTGATCAACTCGATTTTGACTTGGATTTCTTCAAAAGGGACTTCGAAGCCACATACAATCGTATTCAAGAGGAAAATTTACTTTCCCTGTCCAAAGGCGAACTCGTTGGTAAATACCGAGAACTTGAAGGTAAAGAGGAAATTCTTCAGAGGCGATGTGAAGAATTATCAGGCAGTGTTGCTAGTTTTTTCGGGGAACGCAAGGATTCTTTGCCGATGAGAAATTTACCTGTTAACGCAATCGCGTTTCCCGCGCACGCGGTGAGATCAGAGGAGGAAAATCTGCTATGTCAGCTCGAAGCTTTGAAGAGGGAGAACATGTCACTGGCAGAAGAAAACCGAAGGTTAAAAGGTTTAAAATCTTCCACTATAGAGATTAGTCGATTGTGTTAGTTTTAGATTGAATGAAACCACGAAAATGGCATCTTCACATGAAAATCGCATGAAACATTAGACCACTAAATTCAGACGACTTCGCTTTGCCTTGATGCAAAGATTTATACTTATTACAAATGttaaaaatgaacgtagttttaCGAAAAAAAGTTGGTAGTTCTAGTGAAATGTTGCGTTTAAGGTAATGATTTTTAGCTGACGAGTTGGCAGGTTTTGTGTGTAGTTATTTATTCATGTGAATTTGGGAAGAGACTGTTGGCTTTGTTTCCATATCCTTAAGGATCTACAGAGCATGAGGTGTGAAGAAACATGGCAGCGTTTTGGTAGTAATGTGTGTTAGACATGTTTCAAGCAAATTGTTGAGTTGGAATAAcgtttaaaatattttgacatgaTTTGTGCATGTATGTTGTTGAAATTTGACTGTGAGGTATGAATTCTtgtgaaatttatttttcaagatgTTTAAAATATCCGTCCATTTACAGAGTTACTTTGAGGTATTTGTAATTTTGGAATCAATGGCTAATACTGAATTCTGGGAAAGGTTATACTTTTCAAAAACTCTTCGCTGCATGCATTATTTGCACTGACATTTCTGCCTTTTTCGGATATTACTCCTTGTTTAATAATAGTATATTTGTTTGTAAATGGAGGAGGAGGTGACCGGTGGACtaaaatgttcagtttttcACCCCACACATTCTAGGTGATGTGGTGTGGTGACACTTGGTACCTGATGATACCAGTGGCATAGCCAGCGGATCAATGCACACCACATTGTCACAGGAGGATAATTCTCCCGTGTAGCTGACAAGGTAAAAACTTGTTTCGTGCTTGTAGCGCAAAGCCTGTTTTGTGATTCAAAATGTGGAAAATAATTACTAACTTGTTCTTAGTCAATGTTAGACAAAATTatcaagaaataaataaacCTCTAATCTGCAGTTCTGTTTGGCTTATCATTTTACTAATAAGTGGTATTAGGAATGATTATTGTTGGTTCCTTTTTAAATTAACTTATGTTCTTGAATCTTCAATAGTTTTGCATTcttgttgtctttaaaattccTGAGGTCATTTTTCAAGTGTAGTGCAGTCGTTGTTGCTGATAACTTACAATGTTGCTTTGAAATAGGCCTTGTAAGTTGCCAGTTCTAATCATGTTGCTTTTTGTTTCAAGCTGAGTTGTGGCGAATGGCAAGTGGAGTATCCATTACTCTCGCAACACCTGCTGCTCAGTCACAGCTAAGTATGGTCTGCAGTTCTTCTCTCATATTTCTATTCAGGGTTTTTGCTATAAAGTTCAGGAGCCGGTTGCTAgaagcctggttagcactatccgttggttaagaggtatcaaaacctatcggtttccatggtatttaatgccggttagcgctaaccgtgctTCTAGCAACCTGGGCCTGTTGCATTGTGTGGGAGGGAAATTTTGCTTTTCGTTATGATAACAGAAATTTGTGATGACCTCTTATCAACAAAATCAATCTGACGTTGAAAGTCCCTGGTTTCTTTTTGAGAGGCAGTGTGATATTTTACAATATTACtggagttttgtttcccttccTGTGTTTGAAATTAAATCAGCTTTGCAGGAAATATATACTCCCAGTTCTTTggagttgttttcttttcggTTTCATTAAATCCAATTGTTTACATCAAACTTTAACCCATTTAACTCCTCAGACATCCTTGGCCATCCCCAGTTGaccagtaaaatctgttaactcACTCTTAGGAGCCAATGGGTTAAGGGTGGATATGGTGGAGTGGGAGTTTTCATTATGTTGTCTGTGTAATCTGGTTTGTTTCAGAACTCAACAAAGCAGTGCCATGCTCTGGAATATAGTCTTGATCAGGATAAAGTTTCCTTCATTAAATAAGGTTCTGAACACAAAGATGCACTTTAAAAGGAGCTGTTTCACCCTTTGCTTTTTGATTTAATTCATCCAAGTATGACTGATGGAGATCAACAGtcttaattattaatttctgTCACAATAAAGCTATTAACTGGAGATCATAAGACAGAAAAAAACATCTCATTAATGCATTGACAAGTAAAGTGGTCTGACGTTCAACAGAGTAGGATCTATTACGTTTtgtgcatcttgagatacttctatttcctatgggtagtgcttattaatacagggatatttttgtgcggttcaaaactatgcagagaaagtagaacttagcaagtgttcttggtatccaaaaagaaaattgggggtaaccacacatttttcggagataatgaagctttaatttggaaaagaacgccatacagtgctttgtatttaaaagctttttacaaatactgttaattaattatcttccaagaatgcttggttacccctaATCCTCTtttgggatttcaataacacttgttaagacctgcttttcccacatattcagtaaactgcgcaaaaatacctttgaattagtaggcacagtccttaatCCACAAGCAGAACTGAACTATTGGTGGCTTGTTTAGTGCAAAAATTATCACAAAGCACTGTATGTGTTTGTGGATGATTCACAAGTGACTTGTGTGTGCCTAAGATAGCTCACCTTTTAAGGGGCATCTTTGTGTTAAAATGGTGGTTATGTTGTGGTTTTCTTCTCTTAGGTCTCTCTTGGCCTGttcaaaaacaattattctggATAGGGTGAGGGATTATCAAACTCCTAAAGGCTCAACTGTGGTAACAAGATCACAAAGAAGTATTCCGACCCTTCAAttataaaatgaatttcaaaaacgcttgtttggctttcaaatttcccattCGCCGCCATCTTTATCAGTTGCGACAggtcatggttgccctattgttccagaagaaaatgctctttgtgtcagaaaaatagggcaaccatgacatatcacaattattcaagatggcggcacccgggaaatttgaaagccaacgttctgcgcatcttgagatactcagatttcctattggtgatgcatactaatacagagatatttttgcgcagtttaaaattatgcagagaaagtagatcttggtaagtactattggtatccaaaaagaaaattgggggtaaccatgcatttttgagagataattaagcttcaatttgaggaagaacgccatacatggctttgtattttaaagctttttacatatattgttcatgaattatctttgaaaaatgcatggttacccccaattttcttttttgatttcaataacacttaagATCTACATGTCCCGCAtgatca from Montipora capricornis isolate CH-2021 chromosome 12, ASM3666992v2, whole genome shotgun sequence encodes the following:
- the LOC138026389 gene encoding protein HEXIM1-like isoform X2; this translates as MCLKTCPMHIKDIMIMEDEGVTVTAQKRKKVRRLKKRKYCEKTSESQVPLKQRKTKTAAPENTTQFIMADKEMTEPLYIIPSPPSSPASHCTSSPGSIQGTPFSERDLAFDSTEEDFLREFDQLDFDLDFFKRDFEATYNRIQEENLLSLSKGELVGKYRELEGKEEILQRRCEELSGSVASFFGERKDSLPMRNLPVNAIAFPAHAVRSEEENLLCQLEALKRENMSLAEENRRLKGDVVW
- the LOC138026389 gene encoding protein HEXIM1-like isoform X1 gives rise to the protein MCLKTCPMHIKDIMIMEDEGVTVTAQKRKKVRRLKKRKYCEKTSESQVPLKQRKTKTAAPENTTQFIMADKEMTEPLYIIPSPPSSPASHCTSSPGSIQGTPFSERDLAFDSTEEDFLREFDQLDFDLDFFKRDFEATYNRIQEENLLSLSKGELVGKYRELEGKEEILQRRCEELSGSVASFFGERKDSLPMRNLPVNAIAFPAHAVRSEEENLLCQLEALKRENMSLAEENRRLKGLKSSTIEISRLC
- the LOC138026389 gene encoding protein HEXIM1-like isoform X3, translated to MCLKTCPMHIKDIMIMEDEGVTVTAQKRKKVRRLKKRKYCEKTSESQVPLKQRKTKTAAPENTTQFIMADKEMTEPLYIIPSPPSSPASHCTSSPGSIQGTPFSERDLAFDSTEEDFLREFDQLDFDLDFFKRDFEATYNRIQEENLLSLSKGELVGKYRELEGKEEILQRRCEELSGSVASFFGERKDSLPMRNLPVNAIAFPAHAVRSEEENLLCQLEALKRENMSLAEENRR